In a genomic window of Pseudomonadota bacterium:
- a CDS encoding metallophosphoesterase, with the protein MPTQPDVFEWLDGRVGPLHLRQRLGIEADQEALVFGRGIKFFHLENWYSVHAVIRAGLRFCGLLGRARQNAMSIELRHHHVHILDLPPAFDGFKVLHLTDLHLDMHEDFPEVLAERVQGLDYDACVLTGDYRYRTFGPFDRALEGLCRVRAHLKDPVYGVLGNHDSIRMVPGIEALGIHVLLNESAILRRGDDAIHLIGIDDPHYYRADNLERACRNIGPGSVSILLAHSPEIYQHAAHAGIDLLLCGHTHGGQLCLPGGAPLLYDAKCPRRMARGAWTYHGLKGYTSVGAGSSIVGVRLNCPPEVTVHELRRI; encoded by the coding sequence ATGCCGACCCAGCCCGATGTGTTCGAGTGGCTCGACGGGCGGGTGGGACCGCTGCATCTCAGGCAACGGCTCGGCATCGAGGCCGATCAGGAGGCGCTGGTTTTCGGCCGGGGAATCAAGTTCTTCCACCTCGAAAACTGGTACTCGGTGCACGCGGTGATCCGCGCCGGCTTGCGCTTCTGCGGCCTCCTCGGGCGCGCACGGCAAAACGCCATGTCCATCGAGCTACGCCATCACCACGTCCATATCCTGGACCTGCCCCCAGCCTTCGATGGCTTCAAGGTCCTGCACCTCACCGATCTGCACCTCGACATGCACGAGGACTTCCCCGAGGTCTTGGCGGAGCGCGTCCAGGGGCTCGATTATGACGCCTGCGTGCTAACCGGCGATTACCGCTACCGGACCTTCGGCCCGTTCGACCGCGCCCTCGAGGGTCTGTGCCGCGTGCGCGCCCACCTCAAGGACCCGGTCTATGGGGTGCTCGGAAACCATGACTCGATACGCATGGTGCCGGGCATCGAGGCGCTGGGGATCCATGTGCTGCTCAACGAATCGGCCATACTGCGGCGGGGAGACGATGCCATTCATCTGATCGGGATCGACGACCCGCACTACTACCGCGCCGATAACCTGGAGCGGGCCTGCCGGAACATCGGCCCAGGATCCGTCTCGATCCTGCTCGCCCACTCCCCCGAGATCTATCAGCACGCCGCCCATGCGGGCATCGATCTACTGCTGTGCGGCCATACCCACGGGGGACAGCTGTGCCTGCCCGGTGGCGCGCCCCTTCTATACGACGCCAAGTGCCCACGGCGCATGGCACGCGGCGCTTGGACCTACCACGGACTCAAGGGATACACCTCGGTAGGCGCCGGTTCCTCAATCGTCGGGGTACGCTTGAATTGCCCCCCTGAGGTCACGGTCCACGAACTGCGCCGCATATAG
- a CDS encoding DUF411 domain-containing protein — protein sequence MKAFPPLNRSRPYRRLGRACLLPVLLLWGAGGAAAVEITVSKTPQCGCCKKWVDHLRNNGFEVEVVDMDSVEPVRRQNGVPAALASCHTAVVDGYVVEGHVPADLIKRLLNERPKVKGLAVPGMPMGSPGMEGPQKHPYQVLTFDGEGETSVYADR from the coding sequence ATGAAGGCATTCCCGCCCTTGAACCGTTCCAGGCCGTACCGTCGCCTCGGCCGAGCTTGTCTCTTGCCCGTCCTATTGCTGTGGGGCGCCGGTGGCGCGGCGGCGGTCGAGATCACAGTCAGCAAGACGCCCCAATGCGGGTGTTGCAAGAAGTGGGTGGACCATCTGCGGAACAACGGGTTCGAGGTGGAGGTCGTGGATATGGATAGTGTGGAGCCCGTGAGGCGCCAGAATGGGGTCCCGGCCGCGCTCGCTTCATGCCATACCGCGGTCGTGGACGGCTATGTGGTGGAAGGCCATGTGCCGGCGGATCTCATCAAGCGTCTCCTGAACGAGCGGCCTAAGGTCAAGGGGCTGGCGGTGCCTGGGATGCCGATGGGCTCGCCGGGGATGGAAGGGCCGCAAAAACACCCCTACCAGGTGTTGACCTTCGATGGCGAGGGGGAGACCTCCGTCTACGCCGATCGCTGA